Sequence from the Aquimarina sp. Aq107 genome:
AATAAGGTATAAAAAGCTTTTTTTATCAACAATTATTTTTACACCATTGTCTTCAAAAACTTTATCTCCTTCTTCTTGAGTTTTATCAAATTTTAAGTCATATGATAAACCGGAACAACCTCCACTTTTAACACCTACACGAATGTAGTCTGAAGAAGCGTCATAACCGTCATCACTCATCAATTCTACGACTTTCTTTTTAGCTGTGTCTGATACCTTAATCATATTTTATAGATAGATTAATTCTAAATTGAATGCAAATATACTACATAAGTAGGTTTTATTTACATAACCTAACATTTATCTAACATATATTGGAATAGGTATAATCTATAATCAAAATATACTTATGAATGTGTTTCGTATTTATTTATAAAATTTAATATTGATTTAAATCAAAAATGAGATTTAATTTCCTAGCAGTTATTGGTGCTTTTTCACAAAACTATAATATTATAATAACATTTTTTTATGACGTGTAATAGCAATTTTAACGTTCCTTGAGTTAAGGAAATCAATAGAGAAGAATTGCTTTTTTGGAATCGTAAATTTTTCAGAAATGAATTCAATTAAGTCAATTTTAATCGACGACGAGGAAGATGCTATCCAATCATTAGAATGGAAGATTTGTCGGTATTGTCCGCATATTGAAATTGTTGAGACAATTTCTAATCCTTTAGAGGCAATAAAAGTCATAGAAAACACAAATTTTGATTGTGTTTTTATAGATATAAAGATGCCAAACCTTAGTGGTTTTGATATTTTAGAAGCACTACACCAAAGAGACTTCTTTGTTGTGATAACATCTGCTTTTGAGAATTATGCGTTAAAAGCCATACAATTTTCGGTTTTTGATTACTTACTGAAGCCTATTGATAAGGATGATCTAGTACGGGTCTATAAAAAACTTTGTCAGCATATTAATATCAATAACCCTTCTCAATCAGCAATAATAAAACTTTGTGTAAATGGAGTAATTCATTTTTTAAAAAAAGATGAGATTATAATGTTAAAGGCAGAAGGAAATTATACCAAGGTATTTTTAATTAATAACCGTAAGTTGTTTTTATCAAAAACCTTAAAAGAGGTTACAGAGGTATTACCAGAAAGTTGCTTTTTTAGGGTGCATAATTCTTATTGTATTAATCTAAGTCATGTACAGGAATACAGAAAGAATCAAGGAGGCATTATAATTATGAGTAATGGTCAACACGCTAGTATTAGTAGAAATCGAAAAAATGAATTTTTAATAAAGATGCACTAAATCTTTTTTGTTTGGATTTTCAAAACTTCAACATATGGTTACAAGGAGTATTATTTGTGATTTCTTTATATCCTTTATTGATATACTTCAGAAGTAAAAACAAAATATTTCTTTTTTATAGTCTTTATGTAATTTGTCTTCTTTTTTATTTTTCATATTATGGATCCATTGTTTTTTACGAATTATTTTTTTCTTATCGAAAGCCAATTATATTCTATGGAGTTCAGTTTTTGGCATATTCTTTTTATATCTCGTTCATGCGAGAATTGTTAGAAACTAAAAAATATGTTCGTAAATGGGATTACATTTTAAACGTTACAAGATGGGTTTTTATAGGTTGTATTTTTTTGATAGGAATATTAGACGTTTTAGTATCATCAAAAGAACTTTTTGTATTTGTTGCTCTTGTTCTGGTTTTAATGACGGTTTTTGCTTTTGTAAGTTATTTTAAGGTATATAAAATTGAAGCTTCTCAAGTCAAATTACTTATTGCAGGGTCATGTATTTATGTGATTATGGCCAACATAAGCCTTTACTTTTCTTATACTAGATATAATAAATCATTTGATTCTATAATTTTTATGGAAATAGGAGCAATTCTAGAAGTTTTGATTTTTGCTTTGGCGATTGGTAATAAAATTAAGAAAATCTCCGATGATAAAAAAGAAACTCAATTGAGGTTAATGAGGAGTTCATTAGAAGCTTCTGAACTTAAAATAATAGCGCTTAAAGCACAGATGAACCCTCATTTTATCTTCAATGTTCTTAATTCAATAAACAATTATATTCTTAAAAATGATATCGAGAAAGCATCAGATTATTTAACTAAATTTTCAAAGCTAATTAGAAGAGTATTAAAAAATTCTACGGAAAGAACAATTTCATTATCGCAGGAGATAGAAGTTGTTAAAAGTTATGTCGAATTGGAAAGATTAAGAATTAAAAGTGATTTTTCTTTTTGCTTAGAAAAAACAACAGACCTCTCTAAAATAAAAATTCCTCCGCTTTGTTTACAACCATTTATTGAAAATGCTATTTGGCATGGTTTACAATCTAAAAAATCAGAAAAACTATTACAAATTAAAATTAAACAACCTGACAAGGAAAGTGTGGAAATAGAAATTGTAGATAATGGCATTGGAAGAAAAAATGCGTCAGAATTAAAAAACACTTCGGATAACGGCTCGTTTGGATCAAAGGTCACAAGGGAGAGAATTCTTGCGATACATCCTAAAAATAGATTGTTTATAGAGGATTTTGAAAAAGAAAACGTATTAGAACCAGGAACTAAGGTTACTATTCATTTACATAAATAGCAAGCTATCATTCTTTATGAACCATCTACTAAATATTTTAAACCATCTACTAATATTTAGAATTCTGTAGTACTTAACTTCTATAACTTTGATAGTGTGTCTATTTTGAATACGCAGGTATTTAAGGACAAAATTGATTTTGCGCAAATCAAGAAACCTAAGAACTATATTGTTCACTAACTCTTAAAACAATTTTATGAAAACCGTAAACAAAGTTATCGTTAAAATTATGCAGATTGCATTGGTTTTAATGTTTGTATTTTCTTGTACAAAAGATGAAACAGCAGAGATGTATCAAGAACCAGATGCACTGTTAGAATCAGAATACGGACTAGAAGCAATTTCTGATAAAGAAATTCCTCAAGAAGTCCTAAATCAGCTAGAAGCAACAAAAGACAATTTAGAAAAATACATGAATGATGTATTACAAATTGTTGATTATACCATCATAGGAAAAGTTCCTAATACGAAAAGTTTAAATAAGACTTTTGAAGCAATATCAAAATCCTCTTCGACTGTAGCTTATGGTAATATTATGGATCCCGAAACAGTTGTTATTGGGAATTTAAACAAGTTGCTTCCTAGTAAAACGCAGGAAGGAAGCGATCTTTTAAAAGAATATGCATCCGATCAGATTAAAGTGGGAGATAAAGCAATCGAATTAACCTGGAATTATAAAGGAGAAAC
This genomic interval carries:
- a CDS encoding iron-sulfur cluster assembly accessory protein: MIKVSDTAKKKVVELMSDDGYDASSDYIRVGVKSGGCSGLSYDLKFDKTQEEGDKVFEDNGVKIIVDKKSFLYLIGTTLEYSGGLNGTGFVFNNPNANRTCGCGESFSL
- a CDS encoding LytTR family DNA-binding domain-containing protein, producing the protein MNSIKSILIDDEEDAIQSLEWKICRYCPHIEIVETISNPLEAIKVIENTNFDCVFIDIKMPNLSGFDILEALHQRDFFVVITSAFENYALKAIQFSVFDYLLKPIDKDDLVRVYKKLCQHININNPSQSAIIKLCVNGVIHFLKKDEIIMLKAEGNYTKVFLINNRKLFLSKTLKEVTEVLPESCFFRVHNSYCINLSHVQEYRKNQGGIIIMSNGQHASISRNRKNEFLIKMH
- a CDS encoding sensor histidine kinase, coding for MDFQNFNIWLQGVLFVISLYPLLIYFRSKNKIFLFYSLYVICLLFYFSYYGSIVFYELFFSYRKPIIFYGVQFLAYSFYISFMRELLETKKYVRKWDYILNVTRWVFIGCIFLIGILDVLVSSKELFVFVALVLVLMTVFAFVSYFKVYKIEASQVKLLIAGSCIYVIMANISLYFSYTRYNKSFDSIIFMEIGAILEVLIFALAIGNKIKKISDDKKETQLRLMRSSLEASELKIIALKAQMNPHFIFNVLNSINNYILKNDIEKASDYLTKFSKLIRRVLKNSTERTISLSQEIEVVKSYVELERLRIKSDFSFCLEKTTDLSKIKIPPLCLQPFIENAIWHGLQSKKSEKLLQIKIKQPDKESVEIEIVDNGIGRKNASELKNTSDNGSFGSKVTRERILAIHPKNRLFIEDFEKENVLEPGTKVTIHLHK